A genomic region of Paenibacillus sp. PL2-23 contains the following coding sequences:
- a CDS encoding RHS repeat domain-containing protein yields the protein MGLAKKCGYTDEEYPDMHPGGPRDGWEKQHKKQHWELNFTNDVSLALPEPLQVTEADPTKWKETYVYGAGGERLSMTYLPAYDANNGWEPAPGAGGAEPGVQPKTLWYMHDALGSVIGLAEKDGRVSARYHYDEFGVMLDSKKTDLNWSGPDNLFGYTGLGYDYSSGLTYARARYYQPEIGRFISEDTYKGDLWNPQSQNQFTYVHNNPLIYTDPSGNYCVSADGAWAHEGICNNPETSYWFPDNGQPIVENGILKGKVGSSAAAVSYQRYEIKFNAWNATEKPDIRNPGPNVTPSIITFDPYQDTNSFDAKFEFDGDFIGTKMEYKAYAGGVKLMNSRLVWQK from the coding sequence TTGGGGCTAGCGAAGAAATGCGGTTATACCGACGAGGAATATCCGGACATGCACCCAGGGGGACCACGCGACGGCTGGGAGAAGCAGCACAAGAAGCAGCATTGGGAGCTGAACTTCACCAATGACGTGAGCCTGGCGCTGCCGGAGCCGCTTCAAGTAACCGAAGCAGATCCAACGAAGTGGAAGGAAACCTATGTTTATGGGGCAGGCGGCGAACGCCTAAGCATGACGTACCTGCCGGCGTATGACGCCAACAATGGCTGGGAGCCAGCCCCTGGCGCAGGCGGAGCGGAGCCGGGCGTACAGCCCAAGACGCTTTGGTACATGCACGATGCCCTGGGCAGCGTCATCGGCCTTGCAGAGAAGGACGGACGCGTCTCTGCGCGGTATCACTATGACGAATTCGGTGTGATGCTGGACAGCAAGAAGACCGATCTGAACTGGTCGGGCCCAGACAACCTGTTCGGCTACACGGGGCTGGGGTATGATTATTCCAGCGGGCTGACGTATGCAAGAGCGCGGTACTACCAGCCGGAGATCGGACGGTTTATTAGTGAGGATACGTATAAGGGGGATCTGTGGAATCCGCAGAGTCAGAACCAATTTACGTATGTGCATAATAATCCGTTAATCTATACTGATCCCTCTGGTAATTATTGCGTATCAGCTGATGGTGCTTGGGCTCATGAAGGTATATGTAACAATCCGGAGACATCTTATTGGTTTCCTGATAACGGTCAGCCTATCGTGGAAAATGGTATTCTCAAAGGGAAGGTAGGGAGCTCTGCTGCTGCTGTTTCATATCAGAGGTATGAAATAAAATTTAATGCATGGAATGCAACTGAAAAGCCTGATATTAGAAATCCAGGTCCTAATGTCACGCCTAGTATTATTACTTTTGATCCATATCAGGATACTAATTCTTTTGATGCAAAGTTTGAATTCGATGGCGATTTTATCGGTACTAAGATGGAATATAAGGCATACGCTGGGGGTGTTAAATTAATGAATTCTCGGCTGGTGTGGCAGAAGTAG
- a CDS encoding IS110 family transposase, translated as MRHVYVGLDLHKAHHTAVIIDCWNERLGEIQIDNKPSAFDDLLKFVKKHTPRGMTPVYGLEDTGGNGRALAVHLVERKQIVKEVNSALSYNERKSYATTQKSDSWDAYCIAKVLLARLDELPDANPHDMYWTIGQLVVRRNAIVKHAATLKNQLHQQLSYHYPSYKKFFCDIDGKAALAFWEKYPAPHHLENVELEELAAYLRQASHNTCSTRKAEEILELVKKDGETKRNYQASRDFLIVNMVQDMKRSRELIKEIEAQLRQLLAETDYKLESMDGISTVTAVELIAEIGDIRRFSNADKLARFAGIAPVRFSSGGKGKDQASGQGNRVLNAIFHNLAVQQIQVAKGDNKKQRNPVFYEYYQRKLAEGKTKKQALICVMRRLVNIIYSMMKNKTEYRAAATLTERQAS; from the coding sequence ATGCGCCATGTTTATGTTGGATTGGATTTACATAAAGCCCACCATACCGCAGTCATTATCGACTGTTGGAATGAACGGCTAGGCGAAATCCAGATTGACAATAAACCGTCTGCCTTTGACGACTTGCTCAAATTCGTTAAGAAGCATACGCCTAGAGGAATGACCCCTGTCTATGGGTTAGAGGATACAGGCGGCAATGGCAGAGCGTTAGCCGTTCACCTTGTCGAGCGAAAGCAAATCGTCAAGGAAGTCAATTCCGCGTTGTCGTATAATGAACGTAAGAGCTACGCCACTACGCAAAAGAGCGACAGTTGGGATGCGTATTGCATCGCTAAGGTGTTGCTTGCACGGCTTGACGAACTTCCTGACGCCAATCCACACGATATGTATTGGACAATTGGGCAGCTCGTAGTAAGACGGAACGCTATAGTCAAACACGCCGCAACACTCAAGAATCAACTTCACCAACAGTTGAGCTATCATTATCCGTCGTATAAGAAGTTCTTCTGTGACATTGACGGGAAAGCGGCTTTAGCCTTCTGGGAGAAGTACCCTGCCCCACACCATCTGGAAAACGTAGAGCTAGAGGAACTTGCGGCATATCTGCGACAGGCAAGTCATAATACCTGTTCTACCCGTAAGGCGGAGGAAATCTTGGAACTGGTGAAGAAAGACGGCGAGACGAAACGGAATTATCAAGCGTCACGAGACTTCCTTATCGTCAACATGGTACAGGACATGAAGCGAAGCCGAGAGTTGATAAAGGAAATTGAAGCTCAGCTCCGTCAATTACTTGCTGAAACGGATTACAAACTAGAGTCGATGGACGGTATTAGCACCGTTACAGCGGTGGAACTAATTGCCGAAATCGGCGATATCCGCCGTTTCTCTAACGCTGACAAGCTAGCTCGTTTCGCCGGAATCGCTCCTGTCCGCTTTAGTTCGGGCGGCAAGGGAAAAGACCAAGCAAGCGGACAAGGAAATCGGGTGCTGAACGCCATCTTCCACAACCTAGCCGTTCAGCAAATCCAAGTCGCTAAAGGTGACAACAAGAAGCAACGGAATCCCGTATTCTACGAGTATTACCAACGCAAGCTAGCAGAAGGTAAGACGAAGAAGCAAGCCCTGATTTGCGTCATGAGAAGGCTTGTAAACATCATCTACAGCATGATGAAGAACAAGACGGAGTACAGGGCGGCGGCAACTCTAACAGAGCGTCAAGCAAGCTGA
- a CDS encoding RNA 2'-phosphotransferase, whose product MDITKLSKEVSYALRHAPWEYELELDNEGWVDIDQLLSALRIDEQWKSINESNLRKMIEVSDKKRHEIFDGKIRALYGHSVPQKVNKKVGIPPSILYHGTAKHLVERILSEGLRPMARQYVHLSVDIDTANLVGKRKDSSPVLLNVQAENASSEGVEFYQGNNVVWLAEFIPSKFISVE is encoded by the coding sequence CTGGATATTACCAAATTAAGTAAAGAGGTTTCTTATGCTTTAAGACATGCTCCTTGGGAGTATGAATTAGAGCTAGACAATGAGGGATGGGTAGATATTGACCAATTACTTTCAGCACTACGAATTGATGAGCAGTGGAAATCAATAAATGAAAGTAATTTGAGGAAAATGATTGAGGTATCAGATAAGAAACGGCATGAAATTTTTGATGGAAAGATTAGAGCATTATACGGTCATTCTGTACCTCAAAAAGTAAACAAAAAGGTTGGTATTCCCCCTTCGATTCTTTATCATGGGACAGCTAAGCATTTAGTAGAACGAATTTTATCAGAGGGGCTTCGCCCGATGGCGAGACAGTATGTTCATCTGTCAGTTGATATTGATACTGCGAATCTAGTGGGCAAACGAAAAGATTCAAGTCCTGTATTATTAAACGTTCAAGCTGAAAATGCCTCAAGTGAAGGAGTGGAGTTTTACCAAGGCAATAATGTAGTATGGTTGGCGGAATTTATTCCATCTAAATTCATTTCTGTAGAATAA